Proteins found in one Drosophila innubila isolate TH190305 chromosome X, UK_Dinn_1.0, whole genome shotgun sequence genomic segment:
- the LOC117793922 gene encoding uncharacterized protein LOC117793922, with the protein MSYTNLYSYTVDGCQRVSYCRTPSLGVGLSGRYRESSNDRDNSGTGDGLIICKNLIIGCKPETTDDFRPFIFEPTWCVYIRAQDNVDMGHYVKRVTFRMSPRLPLRLHVADASPFEITEVLSTDFPVELQVDYLDSSMSSTTYVYKPNDVFDGKYNVELRMNFQGHERKDKMFFMNPPITMQLSLNTTTPMPTARPKAMNMFTMSTAMPSTPTTMMSGLPEPVKSSRQQQQQQQQPSKLKSDELDLNPYKLPTAPRPIFNVRLSALSEVSPDRPQSQSQSPSQN; encoded by the coding sequence ATGAGTTATACAAATCTGTATTCGTATACGGTGGATGGCTGTCAGAGGGTAAGTTATTGTCGGACACCCTCGCTAGGGGTTGGACTATCGGGACGATATCGGGAGAGCAGCAACGATAGAGATAATTCAGGGACTGGAGATGGTTTGATCATCTGCAAGAATCTAATAATTGGCTGCAAACCGGAGACAACCGATGACTTCAGGCCCTTCATCTTTGAGCCAACATGGTGTGTTTATATACGGGCACAGGACAATGTGGATATGGGGCATTATGTGAAGCGTGTCACCTTTCGAATGTCGCCGCGCCTTCCCCTCCGGCTGCATGTGGCCGATGCCTCGCCCTTTGAAATAACCGAGGTGCTGAGCACGGACTTTCCCGTGGAACTGCAAGTCGATTATCTGGACAGTTCGATGTCCTCCACCACATATGTGTATAAGCCGAACGATGTCTTCGATGGCAAATACAATGTGGAGTTGCGCATGAATTTCCAAGGACACGAGCGCAAggacaaaatgtttttcatgaATCCCCCGATAACAATGCAGTTGAGTCTCAATACGACGACGCCAATGCCAACTGCGAGACCCAAAGCGATGAACATGTTTACCATGTCCACAGCAATGCCTTCAACTccgacgacgatgatgagtGGATTGCCTGAACCTGTGAAGAGTTcccggcaacagcaacaacaacagcagcagccttCTAAACTGAAATCGGATGAGCTGGACCTGAATCCCTACAAGCTGCCAACGGCTCCAAGGCCCATCTTCAATGTTAGACTCTCGGCGCTGTCGGAAGTCAGTCCCGACAGGCCACAGTCTCAATCCCAATCGCCATCTCAAAATTAA
- the LOC117793921 gene encoding uncharacterized protein LOC117793921: protein MAWLPSSSNAADNADERSTASHSSSSSSHNGNGNGNANANGNTNIIRREETNGHLNGTLARQPPALLRHATPYVQPKTESISDGDLSDFSLNDTEEDEDELRDYIVLNGNQADGSRSLSNSPRSGSGHNLFQGAAAGNGSSGGLSGPGASLAGGTTSGTPGTPVGGVRKVFTNTRERWRQQNVSGAFAELRKLVPTHPPDKKLSKNEILRSAIKYIKLLTGILEWQQQQTPMISEEPNNNDNCMANGHATDALHHIKCERLDRDNNNQQQQQQQQQRGNDLLMIAPPASAHIKTEANHLTSYEEAPQTVAASVTTVPLSLPLPQSNSSLPIGVQVQPTIHKPVASTRSGSKRRHKIVDAELNHSQNKRRKT from the exons ATGGCCTGGTTACCCAGCAGCTCCAATGCAGCTGACAATGCGGATGAGCGCAGCACGGCAAGTCACTCCAGTTCCTCATCATCACACAATGGCAACGGGAATggcaatgcaaatgcaaatggaaaCACCAACATCATACGTCGTGAGGAAACCAATGGACATCTGAATGGCACTTTAGCACGTCAACCTCCAGCACTCTTGCGGCATGCCACGCCCTATGTGCAGCCCAAAACGGAGTCCATATCGGATGGCGATCTATCGGATTTTTCACTCAACGATACcgaggaggatgaggatgaacTCAGAGATTACATAGTGCTCAATGGCAATCAGGCAGATG GCAGTCGCTCATTGTCCAATTCGCCTCGCAGTGGCAGCGGCCACAATCTCTTTCAAGGAGCAGCGGCTGGCAATGGTTCCTCGGGAGGATTGTCTGGTCCAGGCGCAAGCTTAGCTGGCGGTACGACATCTGGTACACCTGGTACACCGGTAGGTGGTGTGCGCAAGGTGTTCACCAATACGAGAGAGCGATGGCGACAACAGAATGTCTCCGGGGCCTTTGCTGAGCTGAGGAAATTGGTGCCCACACATCCGCCGGATAAGAAGCTCTCCAAGAATGAGATTCTACGTTCGGCcatcaaatatataaagctCCTAACGGGAATTCTcgaatggcagcaacaacagacgcCGATGATAAGCGAGGAGCccaacaacaatgataatTGCATGGCAAATGGACATGCAACGGATGCACTGCATCATATCAAATGCGAGAGGTTGGACAGGGACAACAataatcaacaacagcaacagcaacaacagcagcgtgGCAATGACTTATTGATGATTGCTCCTCCAGCAAGTGCTCACATTAAAACGGAGGCGAATCACTTGACCAGCTACGAGGAGGCGCCACAAACGGTGGCAGCTTCGGTGACAACTGTACCCCTTTCACTACCACTGCCACAGTCCAACTCCTCTCTTCCCATTGGGGTGCAAGTGCAACCCACAATCCACAAGCCCGTTGCAAGCACCAGAAGCGGCAGCAAGAGACGCCACAAAATTGTGGATGCCGAGTTGAATCACAGCCAGAACAAGCGACGAAAGACCTGA